The following proteins come from a genomic window of Rutidosis leptorrhynchoides isolate AG116_Rl617_1_P2 chromosome 10, CSIRO_AGI_Rlap_v1, whole genome shotgun sequence:
- the LOC139873266 gene encoding fasciclin-like arabinogalactan protein 9, translated as MASHLVIFLTLTQLLFILPSTLAQPAAPAPGPSGPINVTDILVKGGQYTSFLRLLNQTRVLDQLANQLNNSNQGMTLLAPTDNAFINLPSGTLNGLKEEDQVKLVLYHVLPKYYSLDDLDTVSNPVPTQAGSSHGSLGLNFTARQNQVNVSSGAVETQINNALRQTFPFAVYSIDKVLLLPTSDAPAPDSSSPAPAGKPAKGPSAPADAGSDSPAKNGGGKKMDMGVGLVGGVVLFCMAFV; from the coding sequence ATGGCTTCTCATTTGGTCATCTTCCTAACCCTAACCCAACTCCTTTTCATCCTCCCATCAACTCTTGCCCAACCCGCCGCCCCTGCCCCGGGCCCGTCTGGCCCAATCAATGTAACCGATATCCTAGTCAAAGGCGGACAATACACCTCCTTCCTTCGCCTTTTAAACCAAACCCGAGTCCTTGACCAACTCGCTAACCAACTCAACAACTCAAACCAAGGCATGACCCTTCTTGCACCAACCGATAACGCCTTCATTAACCTTCCTTCGGGCACTCTCAACGGGCTAAAGGAAGAAGACCAAGTTAAACTAGTTCTTTACCATGTTCTTCCAAAGTATTACAGTTTAGATGATCTTGATACAGTCAGCAACCCGGTTCCTACACAAGCGGGTTCAAGCCACGGAAGTTTGGGCTTGAATTTTACAGCTAGACAAAACCAAGTCAATGTATCAAGTGGAGCTGTTGAGACTCAAATTAACAATGCATTAAGACAAACATTCCCTTTTGCGGTTTATTCAATTGATAAAGTGTTGTTGTTGCCAACATCTGATGCTCCGGCGCCTGACAGTTCTTCTCCGGCACCAGCTGGGAAGCCTGCAAAGGGGCCGAGTGCTCCGGCCGATGCTGGATCGGATTCTCCAGCGAAGAATGGAGGTGGAAAGAAGATGGATATGGGAGTAGGTTTGGTTGGAGGTGTTGTGTTGTTTTGTATGGCCTTTGTGTAA